In Nocardioides sp. zg-1228, a single window of DNA contains:
- a CDS encoding GntR family transcriptional regulator: MDHVDLAVPRQRALKHVQVREHVRGLIEAQPPGSAAPSERELVARFGVARMTVRQALDALVAEGLLERIPGRGTFVAQPPKPAGRLTSFTEEIRRRGMLPESQTLLARVEQAGPGVARALDISPGDPVLHWRRLRRADQAIVCVEDAYLNEVLLPGFLQHGTPTSLYEALAARGLRPTEVEDSISADRASAEEAAVLEITEGDPVLRHARRAVSEGRIVEVSRTCYRHDRFTVYLQLTDR, from the coding sequence ATGGATCACGTGGACCTGGCAGTCCCGCGTCAGCGGGCGCTGAAGCACGTCCAGGTCCGCGAGCACGTGCGGGGCCTGATCGAGGCCCAGCCCCCCGGCTCGGCAGCACCGTCCGAGCGCGAGCTCGTGGCCCGCTTCGGCGTCGCTCGGATGACCGTGCGCCAGGCGCTCGACGCGCTCGTCGCCGAGGGCCTGCTCGAGCGCATCCCGGGACGCGGCACCTTCGTCGCCCAGCCACCCAAGCCCGCGGGGCGGCTCACGTCCTTCACCGAGGAGATCCGCCGACGCGGGATGCTGCCGGAGTCGCAGACGCTGCTCGCCCGCGTGGAGCAGGCCGGGCCCGGCGTGGCCCGCGCCCTCGACATCTCACCCGGCGACCCCGTGCTCCACTGGCGCCGCCTGCGCCGCGCCGACCAGGCCATCGTGTGCGTCGAGGACGCCTACCTCAACGAGGTGCTGCTTCCCGGCTTCCTCCAGCACGGCACCCCGACCAGCCTCTACGAGGCGCTCGCCGCCCGCGGCCTGCGTCCGACCGAGGTCGAGGACTCGATCAGCGCCGACCGGGCCAGTGCCGAGGAGGCGGCGGTCCTCGAGATCACCGAGGGCGACCCGGTGCTGCGCCACGCCCGCCGCGCGGTCTCCGAGGGCCGCATCGTGGAGGTCTCGCGCACCTGCTACCGCCACGACCGGTTCACGGTCTACCTGCAGCTCACCGACCGCTGA
- a CDS encoding oxygenase MpaB family protein, which translates to MTLRDRLGAELFRKVAGPDGPRNRRRVHGTPGPRWFEPGSPIGRVHGDASMFVGGIRAIMLQSLHPAAMQGVADHSGYRGDMWGRLAQVSTYIAMTTFGAEQDALQMIRAVQRAHESVTGTLPDGTPYAASDPHLLGWVHAAEIDSFLVAHDRYGHRRLVGAERDLYVAQAAVAAEHLGVVDAPRSEDDLRATLAAYGPELRGTPAAQEAIRFLLLHPDLPLAARPGYLSLATAAIGLLPADARRELRLPPVPPVTNRVLGAAATRAIRWAMASGHAEARELQAATAR; encoded by the coding sequence GTGACCCTTCGCGACCGCCTCGGTGCCGAGCTCTTCCGCAAGGTGGCCGGGCCCGACGGCCCACGCAACCGGCGGCGCGTGCACGGCACGCCCGGACCGCGCTGGTTCGAGCCCGGCTCCCCGATCGGCCGCGTCCACGGCGACGCCTCGATGTTCGTCGGCGGCATCCGCGCGATCATGCTGCAGTCGCTTCACCCGGCCGCCATGCAGGGCGTGGCCGACCACTCGGGCTACCGCGGCGACATGTGGGGGCGGCTCGCGCAGGTGTCGACCTACATCGCGATGACGACGTTCGGCGCCGAGCAGGACGCCCTGCAGATGATCCGCGCCGTCCAGCGCGCGCACGAGTCGGTGACCGGCACCCTGCCCGACGGCACGCCCTACGCCGCCTCCGACCCCCACCTGCTCGGCTGGGTGCACGCCGCGGAGATCGACAGCTTCCTCGTCGCGCACGACCGCTACGGCCACCGTCGGCTCGTCGGCGCCGAGCGCGACCTGTACGTCGCCCAGGCCGCCGTCGCGGCCGAGCACCTCGGCGTCGTCGACGCCCCGCGGTCGGAGGACGACCTGCGCGCGACGCTGGCGGCCTACGGTCCCGAGCTCCGCGGCACCCCGGCCGCCCAGGAGGCGATCCGCTTCCTGCTGCTCCACCCCGACCTGCCCCTGGCCGCGCGGCCGGGCTACCTCTCGCTCGCCACGGCCGCGATCGGGCTCCTGCCCGCGGACGCCCGCCGCGAGCTGCGCCTCCCGCCGGTGCCGCCCGTCACCAACCGGGTGCTGGGCGCCGCGGCCACCCGCGCCATCCGGTGGGCGATGGCCTCGGGCCACGCCGAGGCCCGGGAGCTGCAGGCGGCGACGGCGCGGTGA
- a CDS encoding DNA repair helicase XPB, translating to MNDGPLIVQSDKTLLLEVDHPSAAEARKAIAPFAELERSPEHIHTYRLTPLGLWNARAAGHDAEQVVDALLTWSRYAVPHALLVDVAETMGRYGRLRLEKHPVHGLVLSSTDRPVLEEVLRAKKVAGMIGARIDDDSVAVHPSERGNLKQALLKLGWPAEDFAGYVDGEAHDIDLAEDGWTLRPYQREAAESFWDGGSGVVVLPCGAGKTIVGAASMAQARATTLILVTNTVSARQWKDELVARTSLTADEIGEYSGSVKEVRPVTIATYQVLTTRRKGVYPHLELLDARDWGLIVYDEVHLLPAPIFRMTADLQARRRLGLTATLVREDGREGEVFSLIGPKRYDAPWKDIEAQGWIAPADCVEVRVSLPDGERLAYATSDPDTRYRLASCTHAKLDVVRRLVHQHAGQPTLVIGQYIDQLDELAEMLDAPVIKGETPVKERQRLFNAFRSGEIGLLVVSKVANFSIDLPSAEVAIQVSGSFGSRQEEAQRLGRLLRPKTEGRSAHFYTIVSRDTVDADFAQNRQRFLAEQGYAYRIVDAGDLPADA from the coding sequence ATGAACGACGGTCCCCTCATCGTCCAGTCCGACAAGACGCTGCTGCTCGAGGTCGACCACCCGTCGGCCGCCGAGGCGCGCAAGGCGATCGCGCCCTTCGCCGAGCTCGAGCGCTCCCCCGAGCACATCCACACCTACCGGCTCACCCCGCTCGGGCTCTGGAACGCGCGCGCCGCCGGTCACGACGCCGAGCAGGTCGTCGACGCCCTGCTGACCTGGTCGCGCTACGCCGTGCCGCACGCGCTCCTGGTCGACGTGGCCGAGACGATGGGCCGCTACGGCCGGCTCCGCCTGGAGAAGCACCCCGTCCACGGCCTGGTGCTGTCGTCCACCGACCGGCCCGTGCTGGAGGAGGTGCTGCGCGCCAAGAAGGTCGCCGGGATGATCGGCGCCCGGATCGACGACGACAGCGTCGCGGTCCACCCCAGCGAGCGCGGCAACCTCAAGCAGGCGCTGCTCAAGCTCGGCTGGCCGGCCGAGGACTTCGCCGGCTACGTCGACGGCGAGGCGCACGACATCGACCTCGCCGAGGACGGCTGGACCCTGCGGCCCTACCAGCGCGAGGCGGCCGAGTCGTTCTGGGACGGCGGCTCCGGCGTCGTCGTGCTGCCCTGCGGCGCGGGCAAGACCATCGTCGGCGCGGCCTCGATGGCGCAGGCGCGGGCGACCACGCTCATCCTCGTCACCAACACCGTGAGCGCGCGGCAGTGGAAGGACGAGCTCGTCGCGCGCACCTCGCTCACCGCCGACGAGATCGGCGAGTACTCCGGCTCGGTGAAGGAGGTCCGCCCGGTCACCATCGCGACCTACCAGGTCCTGACCACCAGGCGGAAGGGCGTCTACCCGCACCTCGAGCTGCTGGACGCCCGCGACTGGGGCCTCATCGTCTACGACGAGGTGCACCTGCTGCCGGCGCCGATCTTCCGGATGACCGCCGACCTGCAGGCGCGTCGCCGCCTCGGCCTCACCGCGACGCTGGTGCGCGAGGACGGCCGCGAGGGCGAGGTCTTCTCGCTCATCGGGCCCAAGCGCTACGACGCCCCCTGGAAGGACATCGAGGCGCAGGGCTGGATCGCGCCGGCCGACTGCGTCGAGGTGCGGGTCAGCCTCCCCGACGGCGAGCGGCTGGCCTACGCGACGAGCGACCCCGACACCCGCTACCGCCTCGCCTCGTGCACCCACGCCAAGCTCGACGTCGTACGCCGCCTGGTGCACCAGCACGCGGGCCAGCCGACCCTGGTGATCGGGCAGTACATCGACCAGCTCGACGAGCTCGCCGAGATGCTCGACGCCCCCGTGATCAAGGGCGAGACGCCGGTCAAGGAGCGACAGCGGCTCTTCAACGCGTTCCGCTCCGGTGAGATCGGGCTGCTCGTCGTGAGCAAGGTCGCCAACTTCTCGATCGACCTGCCCTCGGCCGAGGTGGCGATCCAGGTGAGCGGGTCGTTCGGCTCGCGGCAGGAGGAGGCCCAGCGCCTCGGCCGGCTGCTGCGGCCCAAGACCGAGGGGCGCAGCGCCCACTTCTACACGATCGTGTCCCGCGACACGGTCGACGCCGACTTCGCGCAGAACCGCCAGCGGTTCCTCGCCGAGCAGGGCTACGCCTACCGGATCGTCGACGCCGGCGACCTCCCGGCCGACGCCTGA